The proteins below are encoded in one region of Deltaproteobacteria bacterium:
- a CDS encoding efflux RND transporter permease subunit, producing MRLDLPHETLQKQSPLSPYRAFVVQLREETDMTSGALSGRVVYVTGDTIGKEESPIYPVLDLTDTLRTLVSDVYFIRQPFLTEQVAVKWDGEWHVTYEFLHDVGLAFLTVLVLIYALVVAWFQSFVSPLVILSPIPLSLIGILPAHWLRGVPFSGASVLGFIAGAGIVVRNSIILVDFIELRRRHGMPLREAVIDAGAVRFRPMLLTASAVVVGTAVILYDPIFQGLAVSLMAGEVASTFLSRLAVPVLYYLSKRRAAELVSTSDAAVATGTDRLSPSVH from the coding sequence ATGAGGCTGGACTTACCACACGAGACATTACAGAAACAATCGCCGTTGTCACCCTACCGCGCGTTTGTCGTGCAATTACGGGAGGAAACCGATATGACATCGGGCGCTCTTAGCGGACGGGTGGTGTATGTTACCGGCGACACGATCGGCAAAGAGGAAAGTCCGATTTATCCGGTGCTCGATTTGACCGACACACTGCGCACGCTGGTGAGTGACGTCTATTTTATTCGCCAACCGTTTCTCACCGAGCAGGTAGCGGTCAAGTGGGATGGCGAATGGCACGTCACTTACGAGTTTTTACATGACGTCGGTTTGGCTTTCCTCACGGTCTTGGTGTTGATTTATGCGCTAGTGGTAGCGTGGTTCCAGTCGTTTGTCTCACCGCTGGTGATTCTGTCACCTATTCCGTTGAGTCTGATTGGGATACTGCCCGCCCACTGGCTGAGGGGCGTGCCGTTTTCGGGCGCATCGGTCCTCGGATTTATCGCCGGGGCGGGCATCGTCGTGCGCAACTCGATCATACTGGTCGATTTTATCGAACTGCGACGACGCCACGGCATGCCGCTGCGTGAGGCGGTGATCGATGCGGGTGCGGTACGGTTTCGTCCTATGCTGCTGACCGCATCGGCAGTGGTGGTCGGCACCGCGGTGATTCTCTATGACCCGATCTTTCAAGGACTGGCCGTGTCGCTGATGGCAGGGGAGGTCGCGTCGACCTTTCTTTCACGCCTTGCTGTGCCAGTGCTGTATTACCTGAGCAAGCGCCGAGCCGCTGAGTTGGTTTCTACCAGTGATGCTGCCGTCGCAACCGGTACGGATCGCCTGAGTCCGTCTGTTCATTGA